In Mustela erminea isolate mMusErm1 chromosome 15, mMusErm1.Pri, whole genome shotgun sequence, the following proteins share a genomic window:
- the ARL11 gene encoding ADP-ribosylation factor-like protein 11, translated as MGSVNSRGHKAEAQVVMIGLDSAGKTTLLYKLKGYQLVETLPTVGFNVEPLKAPGHVSLTIWDVGGQTQLRANWKDYLEGTDVLVYVLDSTDEARLSEAVAELVGVLNDPHMASVPFLVLANKQEAPGALPLLGIRDRLGLERFQDRRWELRACSALTGAGLPEALQSLRRLLKSRCHCVST; from the coding sequence ATGGGTTCTGTGAATTCCCGAGGTCACAAGGCTGAAGCCCAGGTGGTGATGATAGGCCTCGATTCAGCTGGCAAGACCACGCTCCTGTACAAACTGAAGGGCTACCAGCTGGTGGAGACCCTACCCACTGTTGGTTTCAACGTGGAGCCGCTCAAAGCCCCAGGGCACGTGTCTCTGACAATCTGGGATGTCGGGGGGCAGACCCAGCTGAGGGCCAATTGGAAGGACTACCTGGAAGGCACGGATGTCCTCGTGTATGTTCTGGATAGCACAGATGAAGCACGCTTGTCCGAGGCAGTGGCTGAGCTCGTGGGAGTCCTGAACGATCCACACATGGCCAGTGTCCCTTTCTTGGTGCTGGCCAACAAGCAGGAGGCACCCGGCGCTCTGCCGCTGCTTGGGATCAGAGACAGGCTGGGCCTGGAGAGATTCCAGGACCGCAGGTGGGAGCTCCGGGCCTGCAGTGCCCTCACCGGGGCCGGGCTGCCCGAGGCCCTGCAGAGCTTGAGAAGGCTCCTGAAATCCCGCTGCCACTGTGTTTCCACGTGA